A genomic window from Sebastes fasciatus isolate fSebFas1 chromosome 7, fSebFas1.pri, whole genome shotgun sequence includes:
- the LOC141771350 gene encoding beta-galactosidase-1-like protein 2, translated as MSRVEGLRANSSQFTLEGEPFRILGGSIHYFRVPRAYWEDRLLKMKACGLNTLTTYVPWNLHEPERGIFNFQDQLDLKAYVSLAAEMGLWVILRPGPYICAEWDLGGLPSWLLQDKGMQLRTTYPGFVDAVNLYFDKLVSVIKPLMFEEGGPIIAVQVENEYGSYAKDERYMPFIQNCLQSRGIKELLLTSDNWEGLRYAGMEGVLKTINLQRLSFGAIQHLANMQPEKPLMVMEYWSGWFDVWGEHHHVFHAEDMLAVVSEILERGVSINLYMFHGGTSFGFMNGAMDLGTYKPQVTSYDYDAPLSEAGDCTPKYQLLRNLFSQYHAEPLPEVPSPQERRAYDPVTIQQHLSLWDSLHFTDKPYRSERPVNMEDLPVNTNAGQSYGYTLYETTITSGGTLNSRNNIRDRALIFVDRQCVGCLDYKTQELALPHGQGEMTLSLLVENCGRVNYGKALDEQRKGIVGDILLNHTPLRGFTIFCLDMKPCFMKRLMSSGQWKSDFKSPSTPGFFQARLYVDGPPRDTFIRLPGWGKGAVFINGHNLGRHWFIGPQLFLYLPGPLLRSGENQIIVFEEQKADDKILFAENPDHGRTIDVYKLPFCTLL; from the exons ATGAGCCGTGTGGAGGGTCTGAGGGCCAACTCGTCTCAGTTCACTCTGGAGGGAGAGCCCTTCCGCATCCTGGGTGGCTCCATCCATTACTTCCGTGTCCCCAGAGCCTACTGGGAGGACCGGCTGCTGAAGATGAAGGCCTGTGGCCTCAATACTCTCACCAC aTATGTGCCATGGAATCTGCATGAGCCTGAGAGAGGAATATTTAACTTCCAGGATCAGTTGGACCTTAA AGCCTATGTCAGTTTAGCAGCAGAGATGGGTCTGTGGGTGATCCTGCGTCCTGGACCTTACATCTGCGCTGAATGGGACTTGGGCGGGTTGCCTAG CTGGCTCTTACAAGATAAAGGCATGCAGTTGAGGACAACTTATCCTGGATTTGTAGATGCCGTCAACCTCTACTTTGACAAGCTTGTCTCTGTTATCAAACCTCTGATG TTTGAAGAGGGAGGCCCAATCATTGCAGTTCAAGTGGAGAACGAGTATGGATCATATGCCAAAGATGAGAGATACATGCCATTTATACAGAAT TGTCTCCAGTCCAGAGGGATCAAGGAGCTCTTGCTGACTTCAGACAACTGGGAGGGCTTGAGATAtgcagggatggagggag TTCTAAAGACAATAAACCTTCAGAGGCTGTCGTTCGGAGCTATCCAGCACTTAGCTAACATGCAG cCTGAGAAACCTCTAATGGTGATGGAGTACTGGTCTGGGTGGTTTGACGTCTGGGGAGAACatcaccatgtgttccatgcggagg ATATGCTAGCTGTTGTGTCAGAGATCCTGGAGAGAGGTGTCTCCATTAATCTGTACATGTTTCATGGGGGAACCAGCTTTGGCTTCATGAATGGAGCGATGGACCTTGGCACCTACAAACCTCAAGTCACCAGTTATG ATTACGACGCTCCGCTATCTGAGGCTGGAGATTGCACCCCAAAATATCAACTCTTGAGGAATTTATTCAGCCAGTACCATG CTGAGCCTCTTCCTGAAGTGCCCTCTCCTCAGGAGAGGAGAGCATACGACCCTGTTACCATCCAGCAGCACCTGTCACTGTGGGACAGCCTGCACTTCACCGACAAG CCGTACAGGTCAGAGAGGCCGGTGAACATGGAGGATCTCCCTGTCAACACTAACGCTGGTCAGTCATATGGATACACACTGTATGAAACCACCATCACCAGTGGAGGAACCCTCAACTCCAGGAACAACATCAGAGATAGAGCACTG ATTTTCGTGGACAGACAATGTGTTGGTTGTTTGGACTACAAGACTCAAGAGCTGGCACTCCCTCATGGACAG GGAGAGATGACCTTGAGCTTGCTTGTGGAGAACTGTGGAAGAGTGAATTATGGGAAAGCTCTGGATGAACAGCGTAAAG GTATTGTGGGAGACATTCTGTTGAATCACACCCCTCTGAGAGGATTTACCATCTTCTGTTTGGATATGAAGCCATGCTTCATGAAAAG ATTAATGAGTTCAGGTCAGTGGAAGTCTGACTTCAAGTCGCCCTCCACTCCAGGATTTTTCCAGGCCAGACTGTATGTGGATGGTCCCCCCAGAGACACCTTCATCAGACTCCCT GGTTGGGGTAAAGGAGCCGTGTTCATCAACGGACACAACCTTGGACGCCATTGGTTCATTGGTCCCCAGCTTTTCCTTTATCTCCCAGGACCTTTGCTCAGAAGTGGAGAAAATCAG ATTATTGTTTTCGAGGAACAAAAAGCAGATGACAAAATACTGTTTGCTGAAAATCCTGATCATGGAAGGACAATTGATGTTTACAAACTCCCCTTTTGCACACTGCTGTGA